Below is a window of Leptospira perdikensis DNA.
ACAGCTTTAATTTCAACATCGAAACCACAAGCATGAACATAGTCGACTAGTGTGGAGATTTTGATATCCGACCTAGACTCAATTCTAGAAACACTAACCTGAGAAAAACCATCGACATCAGTTTGCTTGATCCCTTGTTTTTGTCTAAGCTCAGCCAGTTTC
It encodes the following:
- a CDS encoding helix-turn-helix domain-containing protein; this translates as MIKKRKELKSFDTDLNKFVSQDIIDQAKADAQKQIFKLKLAELRQKQGIKQTDVDGFSQVSVSRIESRSDIKISTLVDYVHACGFDVEIKAVPKKKKNNEEFVLLRA